The following proteins are co-located in the Gordonia polyisoprenivorans genome:
- a CDS encoding MSCRAMM family protein, translating into MEPAINGHGGSGLNNSGRGDSVVGLIQGVVHRPDGGPIAEATVTVIDPGGSQAARTIAGADGTFGVRVAGAGHYVLAVSAAGHEPAAVTVTVGTAPVDTEIILASMGTLAGIVTTSATGEPVARATIAIADRTGQIVATTVTDGAGHWQIGGLGDDTLTVIVTAAGCDPVAETVHLADGEITTVLRTAAELTGVITDGTTGAGTPVGHSQVALLNDAGEMAASTLTDEVGRYLFANLTPGDYTVVANGYAPVAATIDVAAGRVANHEFVLGARGQA; encoded by the coding sequence ATGGAACCCGCCATCAACGGTCACGGAGGTTCAGGCCTCAACAATTCGGGTCGCGGCGACTCGGTTGTCGGCCTGATCCAGGGCGTGGTCCACCGCCCGGACGGCGGCCCGATCGCCGAAGCCACCGTCACCGTCATCGATCCCGGCGGCAGCCAAGCCGCCCGTACCATCGCCGGTGCCGACGGCACCTTCGGTGTGCGGGTCGCCGGCGCCGGCCACTACGTGCTCGCCGTCTCTGCGGCCGGCCACGAGCCGGCCGCAGTCACCGTCACCGTGGGGACCGCCCCGGTCGACACCGAGATCATCCTCGCGTCGATGGGGACCCTCGCGGGCATCGTGACCACCTCGGCCACCGGCGAGCCGGTCGCCCGCGCGACCATCGCCATCGCCGACCGCACCGGTCAGATCGTGGCGACCACGGTCACCGACGGCGCCGGCCACTGGCAGATCGGCGGGCTCGGCGACGACACCCTCACCGTCATCGTCACCGCTGCAGGCTGCGATCCGGTCGCCGAGACAGTCCACCTCGCCGACGGCGAGATCACCACCGTGCTGCGCACCGCAGCCGAACTCACCGGCGTGATCACCGACGGCACCACCGGCGCCGGGACCCCCGTGGGGCACAGCCAGGTGGCACTGCTCAACGACGCCGGCGAGATGGCCGCGAGCACCCTCACCGACGAGGTGGGCCGCTACCTGTTCGCCAACCTCACCCCGGGTGACTACACCGTCGTCGCCAACGGCTACGCACCCGTGGCGGCCACCATCGACGTCGCGGCGGGTCGCGTCGCCAACCACGAATTCGTCTTGGGCGCAAGGGGGCAGGCATGA
- a CDS encoding MFS transporter: MSNTAVAETGAAAGPPRRSRQRSLEELGPHYKWIALSNTTLGMLIATINSSIVLIALPDIFKGINVNPLDSSNTSYLLWMMMGFLVVTAVLVVSFGRLGDMFGRARMYNMGFAIFTVSSIFLAITWFDGSEAAIWLIFWRIVQGVGGAFLMANSSAILTDAFPANQRGLAMGINGVAAIAGSFLGLLIGGILAPIQWHYIFLVSVPFGVIGTIWAYLKLHDLGERKHAKMDWWGNITFAVGLIAILIAITYGIQPYGTHAMGWTNPWVLTGLIGGVIVLAAFVFIETKVDSPLFELSLFKNRSFTFGNLANLAGSIGRGGLQFILIIWLQGIWLPQHGYDYSRTPLWAGIYMIPMTIGFLISAPVSGALSDKLGTKWFTTMGMLITAGTFGALIAMPVNFTYWVFALVLLINGIGMGLFASPNRAEVMNSLPITSRGSGAGMMTTFQNAAMVLSIGLFFSLMIAGLSTHLPDAMYSGLTANGMPAPAADGIAHIPTVGILFAAFLGYNPIREVAGQALQGLPQSSVDHLTGLNFFPHLISDPFSDGLTAAFTFALICCVLGAIASLFTGSKKKPATPETLGAELAAVAGDVGFGTPSELVTEEESTRPMAAPRHLLTSAGEAGAQPVRPRIAGLITSGGGSPVTDAAITVTDLRGHQVGATAVHPDGSYAVTDLVDGTYTVIATAPGLSPRALAVSVVADLVFRRDFALGGGASLRGWVRDAHRPLPANLVVTDQSGAVIANAQADSDGRFTVTGLSAGDTLAVTASAPGYAPSSQLITVETGSAAEAEIVLSATGGVQGTVRTVDGTPLVGATVSAIGPDQTIVASVTTDTDGRYRIEGLTDAQFTLVANMYEPTAVQARVVTGERTTVDIGLGVDRPTVR; this comes from the coding sequence ATGTCGAATACCGCAGTCGCCGAGACCGGCGCCGCTGCCGGACCGCCACGCCGGTCCCGGCAGCGCTCGCTGGAGGAGCTCGGTCCTCACTACAAGTGGATTGCGTTGTCCAACACCACGTTGGGCATGCTCATCGCCACCATCAACTCCTCGATCGTGCTCATCGCACTGCCCGATATCTTCAAGGGCATCAACGTCAACCCCCTCGACAGCAGCAACACCAGCTATCTGCTGTGGATGATGATGGGCTTCCTCGTCGTCACCGCCGTCCTCGTGGTCAGCTTCGGCCGCCTCGGCGACATGTTCGGCCGAGCGCGCATGTACAACATGGGCTTCGCCATCTTCACCGTCTCGTCGATCTTCTTGGCGATCACCTGGTTCGACGGCAGTGAGGCAGCGATCTGGCTGATCTTCTGGCGCATCGTCCAGGGCGTCGGTGGCGCCTTCCTGATGGCCAACTCCTCGGCCATCCTGACCGACGCCTTCCCCGCCAACCAGCGCGGTCTGGCCATGGGCATCAACGGTGTCGCCGCCATCGCCGGCTCGTTCCTCGGCCTGCTCATCGGCGGCATCCTCGCCCCGATCCAGTGGCACTACATCTTCCTCGTGTCGGTGCCCTTCGGCGTCATCGGCACCATCTGGGCGTATCTGAAGCTGCACGATCTCGGTGAGCGCAAGCACGCCAAGATGGACTGGTGGGGCAACATCACCTTCGCCGTCGGCCTGATCGCGATCCTGATCGCCATCACCTACGGCATCCAGCCCTACGGAACCCACGCCATGGGCTGGACCAACCCCTGGGTGTTGACCGGGTTGATCGGCGGCGTCATCGTGTTGGCCGCGTTCGTGTTCATCGAAACCAAGGTCGACAGCCCACTGTTCGAACTGAGCCTGTTCAAGAACCGGTCGTTCACCTTCGGTAACCTCGCCAACCTCGCCGGTTCCATCGGCCGTGGCGGTTTGCAGTTCATCCTGATCATCTGGCTGCAGGGCATCTGGTTGCCGCAGCATGGATACGACTACTCGCGTACCCCGCTGTGGGCCGGTATCTACATGATCCCGATGACCATCGGCTTCCTCATCAGCGCACCGGTCTCCGGAGCACTCTCGGACAAACTCGGCACCAAATGGTTCACCACCATGGGCATGCTCATCACCGCAGGCACCTTCGGCGCGCTCATCGCGATGCCGGTGAACTTCACCTACTGGGTGTTCGCCCTCGTGCTCCTCATCAACGGCATCGGCATGGGCCTGTTCGCCTCCCCCAACCGCGCCGAAGTCATGAACTCCCTACCCATCACCTCCCGCGGCTCCGGCGCCGGCATGATGACCACCTTCCAGAACGCCGCCATGGTCCTGTCGATCGGCCTGTTCTTCTCGTTGATGATCGCCGGGCTCTCCACCCACCTACCCGACGCCATGTACTCGGGTCTGACGGCCAACGGCATGCCCGCACCCGCCGCCGACGGGATCGCCCACATCCCCACCGTCGGTATCCTGTTCGCCGCATTCCTCGGCTACAACCCGATCCGTGAAGTCGCCGGCCAAGCACTCCAAGGACTCCCACAGTCCAGCGTCGATCACCTCACCGGCCTCAACTTCTTCCCCCACCTGATCAGCGACCCGTTCTCCGACGGCCTCACCGCGGCATTCACCTTCGCACTCATCTGCTGCGTCCTCGGTGCCATCGCCTCGCTGTTCACCGGCTCGAAGAAGAAGCCGGCGACCCCGGAGACCCTGGGCGCGGAGTTGGCCGCGGTGGCCGGTGATGTCGGCTTCGGCACACCGTCCGAACTGGTCACCGAGGAGGAGTCGACTCGCCCGATGGCTGCTCCGCGGCATCTGTTGACCTCGGCCGGCGAGGCCGGGGCGCAACCGGTGCGACCGCGAATCGCAGGGTTGATCACCTCGGGCGGCGGATCGCCGGTCACCGACGCGGCGATCACCGTCACCGATCTGCGTGGCCATCAGGTCGGCGCGACCGCGGTTCACCCGGACGGGTCGTATGCGGTGACCGATCTGGTCGACGGCACCTACACGGTGATCGCGACGGCTCCCGGGCTCTCGCCGCGGGCGCTGGCGGTCTCGGTGGTCGCGGATCTGGTCTTCCGGCGTGACTTCGCCCTCGGTGGCGGCGCGTCGCTGCGGGGTTGGGTCCGTGACGCGCATCGTCCGCTGCCCGCGAATCTGGTTGTCACCGACCAGTCGGGTGCGGTCATCGCCAACGCGCAGGCCGATTCGGACGGTCGGTTCACCGTCACCGGTCTGTCGGCCGGTGACACCCTCGCGGTAACGGCCTCGGCACCGGGCTATGCGCCGTCGAGCCAGCTGATCACCGTCGAAACCGGTTCTGCCGCAGAGGCCGAGATCGTGTTGTCGGCCACCGGTGGCGTCCAGGGCACGGTCCGGACCGTCGACGGCACCCCGTTGGTCGGGGCGACCGTGTCGGCGATCGGGCCGGATCAGACGATCGTCGCGTCGGTGACCACCGACACCGACGGCCGTTACCGGATCGAGGGACTCACCGACGCCCAATTCACGTTGGTCGCCAACATGTATGAGCCGACCGCGGTGCAGGCCCGCGTCGTGACCGGCGAGCGCACCACCGTCGACATCGGCCTCGGCGTCGACCGCCCGACGGTGCGGTGA
- a CDS encoding YceI family protein, translating to MNATITARVVSTAGRPVRDAIMTIMSDAGAQQAVARSDDNGTAIADDLGTGTYTVVVAAEGYQPTARVAVVAGAGTVSLGEITAVRAGDAPTPSTGHWEIDPGHSLLEISVRHFGISTIRGRFTDFTGHIEVPESVEQSSVFAEIKTASIDTDNRTRDEHLRSDSFFDVESFPVATFAATGVRPRGDETWTLAGTLTLRGHAVPVELELSYQGEVDDPWGGRRAAFGATGTLHRNDFGISFDDTLISGVAQIGGTARISLEVEAVRTDG from the coding sequence ATGAACGCCACCATCACCGCACGCGTCGTCAGTACCGCCGGACGGCCGGTTCGCGACGCCATCATGACGATCATGTCCGACGCCGGCGCGCAGCAGGCCGTCGCCCGCTCCGACGACAACGGCACCGCGATCGCCGACGACCTCGGCACCGGGACCTACACCGTGGTCGTCGCCGCCGAGGGCTACCAGCCGACCGCGCGGGTGGCCGTGGTGGCCGGCGCCGGGACGGTCAGTCTCGGCGAGATCACCGCGGTACGCGCAGGCGACGCACCCACCCCGAGTACCGGCCACTGGGAGATCGACCCGGGACACTCGTTGCTCGAGATCAGCGTGCGCCACTTCGGGATCTCCACCATCCGTGGACGTTTCACCGATTTCACCGGGCACATCGAGGTCCCCGAATCGGTCGAGCAGTCCTCGGTGTTCGCCGAGATCAAGACCGCCAGCATCGACACCGACAACCGGACGCGTGACGAGCACCTGCGTTCGGATTCGTTCTTCGATGTCGAGAGCTTCCCGGTCGCGACCTTCGCGGCCACCGGCGTCCGGCCGCGTGGTGACGAGACCTGGACCCTGGCCGGCACTCTGACGCTGCGCGGGCATGCGGTTCCGGTCGAGTTGGAACTGAGTTATCAGGGCGAGGTCGACGATCCCTGGGGTGGCCGTCGTGCCGCCTTCGGTGCGACGGGGACGTTGCACCGCAACGACTTCGGCATCAGCTTCGACGACACACTCATCAGCGGTGTGGCCCAGATCGGCGGCACCGCACGGATTTCCCTCGAGGTGGAGGCGGTCCGGACCGACGGATGA
- a CDS encoding 3-hydroxybutyrate dehydrogenase: protein MSAAGVDLSGRRALITGAANGIGAACARGLAAAGAQVTIADVDGIAAKQVAADLDGEVWTVDLTDTAELDDLTLDVDILVNNAGIQSVAPIQEMAPDTFRRMHRLMVEAPFLLMRAVLPAMYSNGFGRIINISSVHGLRASAYKSAYVSAKHALEGLSKVAALEGAAYGVTSNCVNPGYVHTDLVDRQIADQARVHQMSETEVVENVLLAESAIKTMTTPDMVASLVVWLASENAAMVTGASYPMDGGWSAS, encoded by the coding sequence ATGAGCGCCGCCGGAGTCGATCTGAGTGGCCGTCGCGCGCTGATCACCGGTGCCGCCAACGGAATCGGAGCCGCCTGCGCCCGTGGTCTCGCCGCCGCGGGGGCACAGGTGACGATCGCCGACGTGGACGGGATCGCCGCCAAGCAGGTCGCCGCCGACCTCGACGGCGAGGTGTGGACGGTCGATCTGACCGACACCGCCGAACTCGACGATCTCACCCTCGACGTCGACATCCTGGTCAACAACGCCGGTATCCAATCGGTCGCGCCGATCCAGGAGATGGCGCCGGACACCTTCCGCCGGATGCACCGGCTGATGGTGGAGGCACCGTTCCTGCTGATGCGCGCGGTGCTACCGGCCATGTATAGCAACGGTTTCGGCCGGATCATCAACATCTCGTCGGTGCACGGGCTGCGGGCATCGGCGTACAAGTCGGCCTACGTCTCGGCCAAGCATGCACTAGAGGGACTGTCGAAGGTGGCCGCACTCGAGGGCGCCGCGTACGGCGTCACCAGCAATTGCGTCAATCCCGGCTATGTGCACACCGATCTCGTCGACCGGCAGATCGCCGATCAGGCACGCGTGCATCAGATGTCGGAGACCGAAGTGGTCGAGAACGTCCTGCTCGCCGAGAGTGCCATCAAGACGATGACCACCCCGGACATGGTGGCCTCCCTGGTGGTGTGGCTGGCCTCGGAGAACGCGGCGATGGTCACCGGCGCGTCCTATCCGATGGACGGCGGGTGGAGCGCGAGCTGA